DNA from Krasilnikovia cinnamomea:
CGGCCACGAGATCCGCACCCCCGTGACCGCCGTGGTCGGCATGGTGGACCTGCTGCGCGCCCTGCCGCTGCAGCAGGACGTGCGCGAGGTCGTCGACGGCGTGCACCGCTCGACGCACGCCCTCAAGCATCTCACCGACGACCTGCTCGACCTCGCCCGGCTGGAGACCGGCCGGCTCAACCTCGACCGGCGGCCGGTGCCGCTGCGCCCGCTGCTGGAAGGCATCCTGGAGCCGCTGCAGCAGCAGGCCCGCAGCAAGGGCATCCTGCTGCTGGCCGCGCTGGGCCCCGACATGCCGGCCACCGTGCTCGGCGACCCGGACCGCCTGCGGCAGGTGCTCACCAGCGTCGTCGGCAACGCGGTCAAGTTCACCGAGCACGGCGAGGTCATCATCACCGCGGCCCGCGAGGGTGACGGCACGTACGTGCTGGCCGTCTCCGACACCGGGCCCGGCATGGACGACCAGGACCGGGCCCGGGTGTTCGCCCCGTTCGTGCAGGCCGACTCGTCGGCGGCGCGCCGCCACGAGGGTGCCGGGCTGGGCCTGGCCCTGGCCGCCCGGCTGGTGCACCGCATGGGCGGCGACATCGACGTCACCTCCGAGCTGGGCAAGGGTTCCGAGTTCCGGATCCGGCTGCCGCTGGAGCCGGCGACCACGCGCAAGGCGGACGGGGCGCGGCCGCTGGCCGGCCGGCGGATCGCCGTGATCGCCCCGTCGCCGCGCTCGGTGCAGGCGCTGTGCTGGCTGCTGGAGACCGCCGGGGCGCAGGCCAAGCCGACCGTGCTGGCCGACGTGGTGGTACGCCAGCTCGACGTGGACACCGTGCTGTGGGTCGACGACTCGCACGACCCCGAGGCGAACCGGCGCGTGGACACGATCATCGAGGCGGTCGGGCCCACCGGCCGGGCGCTGATGATCAGCACGACGGACCCGCGTACCGGCATCGTGCGCAAGCCCGGCGTGCTCACCGCCCCGCTGGTGCTCAAGCGCCTCGTCGCGGCGCTGAACCTGGAGCGCACCGGGGTGCGCGGCGCGCCGATCACCGTGCCGAAGCTGGCCGGCGGCCGGGTGCTGCTGGCCGAGGACAACGACATCAACCGCAACGTGTTCCGCCGCATGATCGAGCTGCTCGGCGTCGAGTGCGACGCGGTCCCCGACGGCGCCGCCGCCGCCGAGGCGGTGCTCGGCGCCCAGCCGTACGACGTGGTGCTGATGGACCTGCAGATGCCGGGCACCGACGGGCTGGAGGCCACCCGGATCATCCGGGCGGCGGGCAACGCCACGCCGATCCTGGCGCTGACGGCGACCGCGCTGCACGGCGACAAGGAGCGCTGCCTGGCGGCCGGGATGACCGGGCACCTCAGCAAGCCGATCACCCTGCCGGAGCTGCGGGCGGCGCTGCAGCCGTACCTGAGCGACCAGGCCCCGGTCGTGGAGGAGGCCGAGGCGGAGGCCGAGGCGGAGCAGGTCGAGGCGCCTGCGCCCTGCGTCGACCTGGGCAAGCTGCGCGAGCTGGAGGAACAGCTCGACGACCGGTCCCTGGTGGTGACCACGGTCAACACGTTCCTGTCCCAGCTGGACGAGCGCCGCTCCGCGCTCAGCGACGCGCTGCGCCGCCGGGACCGCAACGCGCTGCGGGCCACCGCGCACACCCTCAAGTCGTCCAGTGCCCTGCTCGGCGCGGACCCGCTGGCGTCGGCCTGCGCCCGGGTCGAGCAACTGGCCATCGCCGAGGCCGGTGAGCAGGAGCTGGCCACCGAGGTCGCCGAGGTCGAACGCGCCGTCGCCGGTGCCGTGCAGGCCATGAACAGCTACCTCGCCGACGCCGGCCGCGCGGGCTGATCGTGCGGCGGCAAAGGATCTACGTCACTTCGGATCACATCAGCGAGAACGGTAACGATATGGGACTCGTGTTCGGCAGCTGGCGGCAGTGGGCGCGGCGGGGACGGCAGACGATCCACCCCGACCGTGAGTCCACCGTGCCCGCCGCGGACCCCGGCTCCCCCGCCGACGACGACGCGCAGGCCGAGCTGGAACTCGCCCGCCAGCGCAACGCCGACCTCGAACGGACCGTACGGGAGCTGACCCGGTCCGTGGCCGAGCTGGAGGCCTTCTCCCGGGAGATCAGTCACGACCTCAAGAGCCCGCTGGCCGGCATCTGCGGATACGCGCAGCTGCTGGCGCACGTCGACTTCGGCGTGCCGCGCCCGGTCGAGTTCGACGAGTTCGTGACGCAGATCAGCAACGGCACCGAACGGATGCGCTCGCTGATCGACGACATGCTCACGTACGCGACGGCCCGCGGCGGCCACCTGCAGGTGGCGACGGTCGACCTGACCGCCCTGGTCGCCGAGGTCGCCGCCGCGCAGACCAGCGAGGTGCGGCACCGCTCCGGGGTGGTACCCCGGATCACGGTCGACCCGCTGCCCGCGGTGCGCGGCGACGAGATCATGCTGCGCCGGGTCTTCGACAACCTGGTGTCCAACGCGGTCAAGTACGTGCGCCCCGGCGAGGCCGCCCGGGTGCACATCTCGGCCCGCGCGAGCGCCGAGGGCTGGCTGCGCGTCGAGGTGACCGACGCCGGCATCGGCATCCCGGACGGCCAGCACGAGTCGATCTTCGGGGAGATGCACCGGGCGCACGCCGAGAAGGGCTACCCGGGCACCGGGCTCGGCCTGACGATCTGCCGCCGCATCGTGGAACGCCACGGCGGCGCGATCGGCGCCGACCCGACGTTCACCGACGGCACCCGCATCTGGCTCACCCTGCCCACGCCCGCCGCGCTGGACGCGTTCGAGCCGGGCACGGAGCACCTCGCGGTGCAGTGACTGCATTCTTGCGCCCACGCTGACCCGTCCTTGAGACCGGCTTGAGGTGGCGAGCCGATCAACTGAGCGACGACCAGATTCACAGGGGAGACGAGGCCACACATGGACGTCAGTCGACTGTCCGCCACGATGGGTGCCGCGCTGATCGGCGCGGTCGTGGCCACCGCGGGGCTGCCCGGGGTGGCCACCGCCGCCGCGCCGGCCGCACCCACCGGGTTTGCCGTGGCGCGCGCGGGCGACGACCCGCACAAGGTGCAGATGTCCTGGAAGCCGGTCACCGGCGCGGACCACTACACCCTCGACATCGTCGACCGTGACGTCCAGTCGGTCGTCACACTGCCGGCGAACGTCACCAGCTACACGCTGGACAACCCCGACCCGTGCTCCTCGTACAAGATCCGGGTGGGTGCCGCGGACGCCGCCGGCCTGACCACCAGCACCGGGTACACCACGCTGCGCTCGCTGACCCCCAGCGCGGTCCTGGGCCAGACCACCGGCCACGAGGACAACGGCGCCACCGGCCTGGTGACCTGGAACGCCCCGAACTGGTCCGGCTACACCGCCCTGACCGGCTACCACGTGGTCTTCACCCGGTTGTCGGACAACAAGGTGCTGGCCAACAAGCGCAGCACCGACCGTACGTTCCGCTTCGATGTCGACCCGGCGGGCACCTACAACGTCGAGGTGACCGCGGAGAACGAGTTCGGCGGCTGCCTGACCGCGAAGTCGCTGCTGGACAAGTACCGCCCGGCCGACCCCACGAACCTGGTGGTCGAGCGCAAGGCCGACGCCCCCGAGCTGGCCAACGTGACGTGGAAGGCGCCTTCGGGCCAGCCCACCCCCACCTACTACCAGGTCCAGTACGGCCTGACGGCTATGCAGGCGACGGTCAAGGTGGACGCGTCGTCCACCTCGACCGTGCTGAAGCTGGACCCCACCAAGGCCTGGAACCTGGAGATCCGCTCGTACAACGCCAACGGCGGCAGCAACCAGCTCAAGGGCACGGTCCCGGTCTGGGACGGCACGACCGCCGCGGCGAGCCCGGCGCCCAGCGCCTCCCCGGTGCCGACCACGGCGCCGACCACGGCGGCCCCCTCGCCGTCGCCGAGCCAGCCGGCCTCGACCGCGCCGTCGGGCAGCGACAAGACGCCGCCGACGATCACCGCCACGTTGTCGCAGCAGCCGGTCAACTTCTGGCACCGCGCCCCGGTCACCATCCACTACACCTGCTCGGACACGCAGTCCGGCATCGCCACCTGCCCGGACGACGTCACGGTCCGCACCAACGGCGCCGGCCAGACCATCGTGGGCACCGCGTTCGACAAGGCGGGCAACTCCGCCTCGGTGCCGGTGACGCTGAACATCGACCAGATCGCGCCGCGGGTCACCGCGAGCGTGTCCGGTGACGCGAACGGAGACGGCTGGTACACCCGCACGGTGACCGTCCACTTCACCTGCACCGACGAGGGTTCCTCGACGCTGCTGAGCTGCCCGCCCGACGAGAAGGTCAACACGGACGGCGTGGGCCGCACCGTCACCGGCACGGCGATCGACCGGGCCGGCAACACCGCCACCGCCACCCTGACCCTGAACGTGGACCTGGACGCCCCCGAGATCACCGCGAAGGTGATCGGCGACGTCAGCCCCGACGGCTGGTACCGCACCCCGCCGACGGTCCACTTCACCTGCAAGGACACCGGCTCCGGCATCGCCGACTGCCCGGCCGACCAGAAGGTCGACGGCGAGGGCGCCGACCGTACGGTCAGCGGCACCGCCACCGACAAGGCCGGCAACGCCGCGACCGCGTCGGTCATGGTCAGCCTCGACCGGACCGCCCCGCAGATCACCGCGACCGTGGTCGGTGAGCCCAACACCGACGGCTGGCACCACAGCGCCCCGGTCGTGCACTTCACCTGCACCGACTCGGGTGCCGGGGTGGCCAACTGCCCCGCGGACCAGCCGGTGTACACCGACGGCGGCAAGCAGCAGGTCACCGGCACCGTCACCGACAAGGCCGGCAACACCGCCACCGCGGCCGTGACCGTCGACGTGGACCAGGCCGTCCCGCAGATCAAGGCGACCGTGGTCGGCCAGGCCAACGCGGCCGGCTGGTACACCACGCCCCCGAC
Protein-coding regions in this window:
- a CDS encoding hybrid sensor histidine kinase/response regulator; this encodes MGFAARTLVEAVLGPAAIVDPDGRVLVANARWRESEQDGPLHAPEGTGLAGSVPGCAAHAGMINAVRTLTPGTPPVVLRCKCAASGQQTVRISHLETDCGDYRRLVTTEQRVVGPVDTNADDAAARAKSQFLALLGHEIRTPVTAVVGMVDLLRALPLQQDVREVVDGVHRSTHALKHLTDDLLDLARLETGRLNLDRRPVPLRPLLEGILEPLQQQARSKGILLLAALGPDMPATVLGDPDRLRQVLTSVVGNAVKFTEHGEVIITAAREGDGTYVLAVSDTGPGMDDQDRARVFAPFVQADSSAARRHEGAGLGLALAARLVHRMGGDIDVTSELGKGSEFRIRLPLEPATTRKADGARPLAGRRIAVIAPSPRSVQALCWLLETAGAQAKPTVLADVVVRQLDVDTVLWVDDSHDPEANRRVDTIIEAVGPTGRALMISTTDPRTGIVRKPGVLTAPLVLKRLVAALNLERTGVRGAPITVPKLAGGRVLLAEDNDINRNVFRRMIELLGVECDAVPDGAAAAEAVLGAQPYDVVLMDLQMPGTDGLEATRIIRAAGNATPILALTATALHGDKERCLAAGMTGHLSKPITLPELRAALQPYLSDQAPVVEEAEAEAEAEQVEAPAPCVDLGKLRELEEQLDDRSLVVTTVNTFLSQLDERRSALSDALRRRDRNALRATAHTLKSSSALLGADPLASACARVEQLAIAEAGEQELATEVAEVERAVAGAVQAMNSYLADAGRAG
- a CDS encoding sensor histidine kinase translates to MGLVFGSWRQWARRGRQTIHPDRESTVPAADPGSPADDDAQAELELARQRNADLERTVRELTRSVAELEAFSREISHDLKSPLAGICGYAQLLAHVDFGVPRPVEFDEFVTQISNGTERMRSLIDDMLTYATARGGHLQVATVDLTALVAEVAAAQTSEVRHRSGVVPRITVDPLPAVRGDEIMLRRVFDNLVSNAVKYVRPGEAARVHISARASAEGWLRVEVTDAGIGIPDGQHESIFGEMHRAHAEKGYPGTGLGLTICRRIVERHGGAIGADPTFTDGTRIWLTLPTPAALDAFEPGTEHLAVQ
- a CDS encoding Neogenin; this translates as MDVSRLSATMGAALIGAVVATAGLPGVATAAAPAAPTGFAVARAGDDPHKVQMSWKPVTGADHYTLDIVDRDVQSVVTLPANVTSYTLDNPDPCSSYKIRVGAADAAGLTTSTGYTTLRSLTPSAVLGQTTGHEDNGATGLVTWNAPNWSGYTALTGYHVVFTRLSDNKVLANKRSTDRTFRFDVDPAGTYNVEVTAENEFGGCLTAKSLLDKYRPADPTNLVVERKADAPELANVTWKAPSGQPTPTYYQVQYGLTAMQATVKVDASSTSTVLKLDPTKAWNLEIRSYNANGGSNQLKGTVPVWDGTTAAASPAPSASPVPTTAPTTAAPSPSPSQPASTAPSGSDKTPPTITATLSQQPVNFWHRAPVTIHYTCSDTQSGIATCPDDVTVRTNGAGQTIVGTAFDKAGNSASVPVTLNIDQIAPRVTASVSGDANGDGWYTRTVTVHFTCTDEGSSTLLSCPPDEKVNTDGVGRTVTGTAIDRAGNTATATLTLNVDLDAPEITAKVIGDVSPDGWYRTPPTVHFTCKDTGSGIADCPADQKVDGEGADRTVSGTATDKAGNAATASVMVSLDRTAPQITATVVGEPNTDGWHHSAPVVHFTCTDSGAGVANCPADQPVYTDGGKQQVTGTVTDKAGNTATAAVTVDVDQAVPQIKATVVGQANAAGWYTTPPTIHFTCDDLGSGIASCPADKVVGSDGANQDVLGIAYDRAGNTAAVTVTVNVDRTAPSITAAIVGDASPDGWYRTAPTVHFTCTDATSGMANCPADIPVTAEGANQRISGTGADEAGNPASTAITVNVDLTNPEVTATVAGEKSVDGWYRTAPTVRFTCTDVLSGVAACPADQQVTKEGAGQSVTGTGTDKAGNPDSADAKVNVDLTAPVITATVIGEKSADGWYRSAPTVHFTCTDTGSGVASCPADRTVTTDGTGQAISGTVTDKAGNTANASVEVNVDLTAPAITATVVGEATADGWYRTAPTVQYTCTDNLSGVAACPADEKVSAEGADQTVTGTGSDKARNAGTARTKINVDRTAPTVTITGASDGVKYGPDVMPTVGCATADSGSGVGTKAEATIDLNDRGGYTVTCVGAKDKAGNAAKPVTISYTVKPTVAWLKELTHKYLATANRGTLTDLDNKLDHGQFALYSLKVLGEALGKKPTVTPANAAALMYWAAVLDRQN